A genomic stretch from Peromyscus eremicus chromosome 6, PerEre_H2_v1, whole genome shotgun sequence includes:
- the Nlgn1 gene encoding neuroligin-1 — translation MSTIYFADIRDSGGPKPVMVYIHGGSYMEGTGNLYDGSVLASYGNVIVITVNYRLGVLGFLSTGDQAAKGNYGLLDLIQALRWTSENIGFFGGDPLRITVFGSGAGGSCVNLLTLSHYSEGNRWSNSTKGLFQRAIAQSGTALSSWAVSFQPAKYARMLATKVGCNVSDTVELVECLQKKPYKELVDQDVQPARYHIAFGPVIDGDVIPDDPQILMEQGEFLNYDIMLGVNQGEGLKFVENIVDSDDGISASDFDFAVSNFVDNLYGYPEGKDVLRETIKFMYTDWADRHNPETRRKTLLALFTDHQWVAPAVATADLHSNFGSPTYFYAFYHHCQTDQVPAWADAAHGDEVPYVLGIPMIGPTELFPCNFSKNDVMLSAVVMTYWTNFAKTGDPNQPVPQDTKFIHTKPNRFEEVAWTRYSQKDQLYLHIGLKPRVKEHYRANKVNLWLELVPHLHNLNDISQYTSTTTKVPSTDITLRPTRKNSTPVTSAFPTAKQDDPKQQPSPFSVDQRDYSTELSVTIAVGASLLFLNILAFAALYYKKDKRRHDVHRRCSPQRTTTNDLTHAPEEEIMSLQMKHTDLDHECESIHPHEVVLRTACPPDYTLAMRRSPDDVPLMTPNTITMIPNTIPGIQPLHTFNTFTGGQNNTLPHPHPHPHSHSTTRV, via the exons GCTTCTTGAGCACAGGGGATCAGGCTGCCAAAGGAAACTACGGGCTCCTTGACCTCATCCAGGCTCTAAGATGGACTAGCGAGAACATTGGGTTCTTTGGTGGTGACCCCTTGCGAATCACTGTGTTTGGATCAGGCGCTGGGGGTTCATGTGTCAATCTGCTGACTTTATCCCATTATTCTGAAGGTAACCGTTGGAGCAATTCAACCAAAG GACTTTTTCAACGAGCAATAGCTCAGAGTGGAACAGCCCTTTCCAGCTGGGCTGTTAGTTTCcagcctgcaaaatatgctagaaTGCTGGCCACAAAGGTTGGTTGCAATGTGTCAGACACAGTAGAGTTAGTGGAATGTCTGCAGAAGAAGCCTTACAAAGAACTTGTTGATCAAGATGTTCAACCAGCCCGATACCACATAGCCTTTGGACCTGTGATTGATGGTGATGTAATACCGGATGATCCTCAGATACTGATGGAACAAGGAGAGTTCCTCAACTATGATATAATGTTAGGAGTTAACCAAGGAGAAGGGTTGAAGTTTGTTGAAAATATAGTAGATAGTGATGATGGTATATCAGCCAGTGATTTTGACTTTGCtgtttctaattttgttgatAATTTATATGGATATCCTGAAGGCAAAGATGTTTTGAGAGAAACCATTAAATTCATGTATACTGACTGGGCTGATCGCCATAACCCTGAAACTAGAAGGAAGACGTTATTGGCTTTGTTTACGGACCATCAATGGGTAGCACCTGCTGTGGCTACAGCAGACCTTCACTCAAACTTTGGTTCACCTACATACTTCTATGCCTTTTATCATCATTGCCAAACAGATCAAGTTCCAGCTTGGGCTGATGCAGCTCATGGAGATGAGGTTCCCTATGTGTTGGGAATCCCCATGATTGGCCCTACAGAGTTGTTTCCTTGCAATTTCTCCAAGAATGATGTGATGTTGAGTGCAGTGGTAATGACATATTGGACGAATTTTGCTAAAACAGG TGACCCAAATCAACCAGTTCCTCAAGACACAAAATTCATTCATACCAAACCCAACCGCTTTGAAGAAGTAGCATGGACCAGATATTCCCAGAAAGACCAACTTTATCTCCATATTGGATTAAAACCAAGAGTCAAAGAGCATTACAGAGCCAATAAGGTAAATCTCTGGTTGGAGCTGGTACCTCATCTGCATAATCTCAATGACATTTCTCAGTATACCTCGACAACAACTAAAGTGCCATCGACAGACATCACTCTCAGACCTACAAGGAAAAATTCCACGCCTGTGACATCAGCCTTTCCTACTGCCAAACAGGATGATCCCAAACAACAACCCAGTCCCTTCTCAGTGGATCAGAGGGACTACTCCACAGAGCTGAGCGTCACCATTGCAGTGGGGGCATCTTTGCTGTTTCTGAACATCTTGGCCTTCGCAGCCCTGTACTACAAGAAGGATAAGAGGAGACATGATGTCCACCGGAGGTGCAGCCCTCAGCGCACAACCACCAATGACCTGACCCATGCTCCAGAAGAAGAAATCATGTCCCTCCAAATGAAGCACACTGACTTGGATCATGAGTGTGAGTCCATCCATCCACACGAGGTGGTTCTTCGGACCGCCTGCCCCCCAGATTATACCCTAGCGATGAGGAGGTCACCTGATGATGTTCCTTTAATGACACCTAACACCATCACAATGATTCCCAACACTATACCAGGGATTCAGCCCTTACACACATTCAACACATTTACTGGAGGACAGAACAATACActgccccatccccacccccatccccattcACATTCAACAACCAGGGTATag